One stretch of Candidatus Saccharimonadales bacterium DNA includes these proteins:
- a CDS encoding prepilin-type N-terminal cleavage/methylation domain-containing protein translates to MGIKTQHGFTIIEVMLFLAVTGMLAVAILVGSGVSINQQRYRDSVNTFKGFIQQQYNETTNVVNSRSGNASCANAVVAEPPDSVPSPQPRGTSECVLMGRLLTVADNGVDLNVSNVVGYRTSLTTPPAPTDLAEITTNYRLGTSPIDDENSQVEWGAQIVKPKTTTLQPFSMMIIRSPLSGSVMTFVKDGVQTDLNGFVAGGILKTNKDICINADAGSFVGSRQAIRISAYASSSTAIEIPSEGDNICD, encoded by the coding sequence ATGGGCATCAAAACGCAACACGGTTTTACGATCATTGAAGTGATGCTATTCCTAGCGGTTACGGGTATGTTAGCTGTCGCCATTTTAGTGGGGTCAGGGGTATCGATTAACCAGCAGCGATACCGGGACAGCGTGAATACCTTTAAGGGTTTTATCCAGCAGCAGTATAACGAGACAACGAATGTGGTCAATAGCCGTAGTGGAAATGCTTCCTGCGCGAACGCGGTAGTCGCAGAACCACCTGATAGTGTTCCATCCCCGCAGCCACGGGGGACAAGTGAATGCGTGTTGATGGGACGGCTCTTAACGGTAGCCGACAACGGAGTTGACCTGAATGTTTCGAACGTGGTTGGTTATCGCACATCACTTACGACGCCACCTGCACCGACTGATCTTGCCGAAATCACGACTAACTATCGTCTTGGAACTTCACCAATCGATGATGAAAATAGCCAAGTTGAATGGGGCGCGCAGATCGTAAAGCCAAAAACGACAACGCTCCAGCCATTTTCGATGATGATTATCCGCTCGCCACTTAGTGGATCCGTAATGACCTTTGTAAAAGACGGGGTGCAGACTGATTTGAATGGCTTTGTCGCTGGTGGAATTCTTAAAACCAACAAAGACATTTGTATTAATGCCGATGCCGGATCATTCGTGGGCAGCCGGCAGGCAATCCGAATTAGCGCGTATGCCAGTAGTAGCACAGCAATCGAGATACCATCAGAAGGTGATAATATATGCGATTAG
- a CDS encoding type IV pilus twitching motility protein PilT, whose product MNNQELRIEVLLEEVVKKRASDLHLQVGLPPMLRVDGGLAPIPGFNPMDEPAVESLVFAILDQDQQQILMKDKEFDFSFAFGTLGRFRVNAFHERGNLAAALRLIPNEIKSVTELGMPPVVMGFADYPRGLVLVTGPTGSGKSTTLAALVDKINTERADHIITIEDPIEFTHKSKKSVIVQREVHYDTYSFSAALRSSLRQDPDVVLIGEMRDLETISAAITIAETGHLVFATLHTNSAAQSIDRMIDVFPPHQQPQIRAQLSNILMAICSQRLVPAIGGGRVVAAEVLIANPAVRNIIREGKSHQLDAVIQTGADQGMQTMDRTLVSLIQSGTVTYDEARNFAVDLTEFERLMRG is encoded by the coding sequence ATGAACAACCAAGAACTAAGGATAGAAGTACTGCTTGAGGAAGTCGTTAAAAAACGCGCCTCGGACCTTCACTTGCAAGTAGGTCTTCCGCCTATGCTGCGTGTCGATGGCGGGCTAGCGCCAATTCCCGGTTTTAATCCTATGGACGAGCCAGCGGTTGAATCGTTGGTATTTGCGATCCTTGACCAGGATCAGCAACAGATCCTGATGAAGGACAAGGAATTTGACTTTAGCTTTGCCTTTGGAACGCTTGGTCGTTTTCGCGTAAACGCTTTTCACGAACGCGGCAACCTAGCCGCTGCGCTTCGTTTAATTCCTAACGAGATTAAATCCGTGACCGAACTTGGCATGCCGCCGGTCGTTATGGGTTTTGCTGACTATCCCCGCGGACTCGTTTTGGTGACTGGTCCAACCGGTTCTGGTAAGTCAACGACACTTGCGGCGCTTGTCGACAAGATTAACACTGAACGCGCCGACCACATTATTACAATCGAGGATCCTATCGAATTTACGCACAAATCTAAAAAATCGGTTATCGTTCAGCGTGAAGTCCACTATGACACCTATAGTTTCTCGGCTGCGCTTCGTTCAAGCCTGCGCCAGGACCCGGATGTCGTACTGATTGGTGAGATGCGTGACCTTGAAACGATCTCCGCCGCCATCACGATTGCCGAAACGGGACACTTGGTTTTCGCAACGCTTCACACCAACAGTGCAGCCCAATCTATTGATCGTATGATCGACGTATTTCCGCCGCACCAGCAGCCACAAATTAGGGCGCAGCTTTCAAACATCCTGATGGCAATCTGTTCACAGCGCCTGGTGCCGGCTATTGGTGGTGGTCGTGTCGTTGCCGCCGAGGTACTTATCGCGAATCCTGCTGTTCGTAATATTATCCGCGAGGGTAAATCCCACCAGCTTGACGCGGTTATCCAAACGGGTGCAGACCAAGGAATGCAAACGATGGATCGTACGCTTGTCAGCCTTATTCAAAGTGGTACGGTAACCTATGATGAAGCACGGAACTTCGCTGTCGACTTAACTGAATTTGAACGATTGATGAGAGGCTAA
- a CDS encoding DUF4396 domain-containing protein, which yields MDSTSLNRMAVSATLHCLTGCAIGEVLGMVVGTAVGLGNFQTILLAIALAFLFGYALSTLPLLRGGMPLKKALTLVLLADTLSIATMEVVDNLVIVFIPGAMDAGLNTVLFWFSLALSLVIAFFAAVPVNRYLLTKNKGHALIHQHHGHH from the coding sequence ATGGATTCAACTTCGCTTAATCGGATGGCTGTCTCTGCGACGTTACATTGCCTGACGGGATGTGCGATAGGCGAAGTGCTAGGGATGGTAGTCGGCACAGCTGTTGGTCTAGGTAATTTTCAAACTATCTTATTGGCAATAGCATTGGCATTTTTGTTTGGCTATGCGCTTTCAACGCTTCCATTGCTACGAGGCGGTATGCCTCTTAAAAAAGCTCTAACACTTGTCCTACTGGCTGATACGTTATCCATTGCCACGATGGAGGTTGTTGATAATCTAGTTATCGTGTTTATTCCCGGAGCAATGGACGCTGGACTAAATACCGTGCTTTTTTGGTTTAGTCTGGCGCTATCACTGGTAATAGCGTTCTTTGCTGCCGTACCCGTTAATCGCTACCTACTCACGAAAAATAAAGGCCATGCACTTATTCATCAACATCATGGCCATCACTAA
- a CDS encoding prepilin-type N-terminal cleavage/methylation domain-containing protein has product MNHVKKDGFTLIELMLAMSFISLLLLAIAMTTIQVSHIYTKGITLREVNQAGRAVSEELQRSISASSPFEVNSAAPATKYIVRLGGGRLCLGRYTYAWNFGSALKGDPGAPAPFSKYEDGTPVRFAKISDPNASLCTAPISDTVIRANSTDMLVSGDRDLAMHKFTITKGAEDLTIGQTLYAISMVIGTNDRAELVTGDTSCKPPADGQGNENYCSVNQFDIIARAGNKAGGN; this is encoded by the coding sequence ATGAACCACGTTAAAAAAGACGGATTTACGCTGATTGAACTAATGCTCGCCATGTCGTTCATATCTTTACTGTTACTTGCAATCGCGATGACAACGATTCAAGTCAGCCATATCTACACGAAAGGTATTACGCTTCGTGAAGTCAACCAGGCGGGAAGAGCAGTAAGCGAAGAATTACAGCGTAGTATATCGGCGAGCTCGCCATTTGAGGTCAATTCAGCTGCACCCGCGACTAAGTATATTGTTCGGTTGGGAGGCGGCAGATTGTGTCTAGGCAGGTATACGTATGCGTGGAACTTCGGAAGCGCATTAAAGGGTGATCCTGGCGCTCCGGCTCCCTTTAGCAAATATGAAGATGGAACGCCGGTTCGTTTCGCAAAAATTTCCGACCCTAACGCGTCACTCTGTACAGCCCCAATATCAGATACGGTCATAAGAGCAAATTCGACGGATATGCTGGTTAGTGGTGATCGGGATTTAGCGATGCATAAATTCACGATTACGAAGGGCGCTGAAGATCTAACGATTGGCCAAACATTGTATGCAATTTCAATGGTAATCGGCACGAACGATAGGGCAGAGTTAGTCACGGGCGATACGTCATGCAAACCACCGGCTGACGGTCAGGGAAATGAAAATTATTGTTCAGTCAACCAATTCGATATTATTGCGCGAGCAGGTAACAAAGCAGGGGGAAATTAG
- a CDS encoding peptidylprolyl isomerase has translation MKKLLSRRRAKQEVSTRITNETVAEHRERILAGGRRFKYPMQYARHRLVFNTIIVAVVALVVLVIVGWWQLYSVQNTSSFMYQVTRILPLPVASVDSAQVRYSDYLMGYNASIHYLRQSEQLDLNTENGKRQVIDNKRISMDNAIADAYAGKLARDLDISVTDKEIDQIIDDDRNTANGRISQETYDASALNILGWGPQEYRQDAKSKLIRQEVSYKIDSIAKTREEQALKLLQQDGDFDKAAIALGGTGKAKAMTGLSGLVPLTNRDGGLSKAAAKLEKGQISPVVKTSTGDGYYFVKLLDRNDRQISYAYLRIPLTVFDDQLAALKKDGKVKEYITIPVVKDQD, from the coding sequence ATGAAGAAACTACTGTCTAGAAGACGTGCTAAACAAGAGGTGTCAACGCGTATTACGAACGAGACGGTCGCGGAACATCGCGAGCGTATTCTTGCTGGCGGACGACGCTTTAAATACCCAATGCAATATGCAAGACACCGACTAGTTTTCAACACTATTATCGTTGCCGTAGTTGCCCTTGTTGTTCTTGTAATAGTAGGCTGGTGGCAGCTGTATTCAGTCCAAAATACAAGCAGTTTTATGTATCAAGTGACACGTATTTTGCCGTTACCGGTTGCGAGTGTCGACAGTGCGCAGGTTCGCTACAGCGATTATCTAATGGGCTATAACGCTTCTATCCATTATCTTCGCCAAAGCGAACAACTGGATTTAAACACTGAAAATGGCAAGCGACAGGTTATCGACAACAAGCGCATATCAATGGACAATGCTATCGCGGACGCCTACGCGGGTAAACTTGCGCGTGATCTTGACATTTCGGTCACGGATAAAGAAATCGATCAAATTATTGACGATGATCGTAATACGGCAAATGGACGTATTTCCCAGGAGACATACGATGCCTCAGCGCTTAATATTTTAGGATGGGGTCCGCAAGAATATCGGCAAGATGCCAAGAGCAAACTTATTCGCCAAGAAGTTTCATACAAAATAGATTCAATTGCCAAAACCAGAGAAGAGCAGGCGTTGAAATTATTACAGCAAGACGGTGATTTTGATAAAGCGGCAATTGCGCTAGGTGGCACGGGCAAGGCAAAAGCGATGACTGGCCTGTCGGGACTTGTTCCTCTGACCAACAGAGACGGCGGGTTAAGCAAGGCTGCGGCCAAGCTTGAAAAAGGTCAAATCTCTCCTGTTGTTAAAACAAGTACAGGAGATGGCTATTATTTCGTTAAGCTTCTTGATCGAAACGATAGGCAGATCAGCTACGCGTACTTGCGGATTCCTTTGACTGTTTTCGACGATCAATTGGCCGCACTTAAAAAAGATGGAAAAGTGAAAGAGTATATTACGATACCTGTCGTTAAGGATCAGGACTAA
- a CDS encoding type II secretion system F family protein, whose protein sequence is MKKFDYQAKDNSTNKMVRATVQADSEGAAAKLLIAQGFTPLDIKESNENGSLFGRLTGRITTKDRIVFTRQLATLIGAGLPLSQSLHTVMEQTDNKRLQAVVEEIVASVEGGKSLSESFSKHPDVFDNVFLALISAGEASGTLDDSLKRIAAQQEKDAATMSKIKGALTYPLIVLVVIFGVMGFMLFTVVPQVEKLYRDLKKELPFLTQAMVSTADFLAHFWWLVIILAGVGTYFFIQYLKTESGIRFKDTFKLNVPLFGKMFRKLYMARLSRTGQTLLATGVAMLDMLRITSTAVNNSIIARSIDRAAEKVKGGKALSAALQPEDYILSLVPQMIKIGEQSGKIDEMMGKTAQVYEDELDEEIKAISTAIEPILMVILAVVAGGMVGAILLPIYSLVNDVNV, encoded by the coding sequence GTGAAGAAATTTGATTATCAAGCGAAAGATAACTCGACCAACAAAATGGTCCGGGCAACCGTTCAGGCCGACTCTGAAGGCGCAGCGGCAAAATTACTGATCGCTCAGGGGTTTACGCCGCTTGATATCAAAGAATCCAACGAAAATGGCAGTCTCTTCGGTCGTTTAACAGGTCGCATTACCACAAAAGATAGGATTGTCTTTACGAGGCAGCTTGCAACGTTGATTGGAGCTGGACTGCCTTTGTCACAGAGCTTGCACACGGTAATGGAACAAACCGATAACAAGCGCCTTCAGGCGGTTGTTGAAGAAATCGTGGCTTCGGTCGAAGGGGGTAAATCGCTCTCCGAATCATTCTCAAAGCATCCAGATGTCTTCGACAATGTCTTCTTAGCCCTTATTTCGGCAGGTGAAGCATCAGGTACGCTTGACGACTCACTTAAGAGGATCGCGGCGCAACAGGAAAAAGATGCGGCAACGATGAGCAAGATTAAAGGTGCTTTAACGTATCCGTTGATTGTCCTCGTCGTTATCTTTGGCGTTATGGGTTTCATGCTCTTTACTGTAGTTCCACAGGTAGAGAAACTCTACCGCGACCTTAAAAAGGAGTTACCATTCCTAACACAGGCAATGGTTTCAACGGCAGATTTCCTGGCGCATTTCTGGTGGTTGGTAATTATCCTGGCAGGTGTCGGTACTTACTTTTTCATTCAGTATCTCAAGACAGAGAGTGGTATCAGGTTTAAAGATACCTTCAAGCTTAACGTACCTTTATTTGGCAAGATGTTCCGTAAGCTTTACATGGCACGTCTCTCGCGCACGGGACAGACGCTTCTTGCGACAGGAGTAGCCATGCTCGATATGCTACGAATTACGAGTACGGCGGTCAATAACTCGATTATTGCTAGAAGTATTGACCGGGCGGCCGAGAAAGTAAAAGGCGGTAAGGCGCTTTCGGCTGCATTGCAGCCAGAAGATTATATTTTGTCGCTCGTTCCCCAGATGATCAAAATTGGCGAACAGTCTGGTAAGATCGACGAAATGATGGGCAAGACTGCCCAAGTATACGAGGACGAGCTCGATGAAGAGATAAAAGCAATTTCTACGGCTATCGAGCCAATCCTGATGGTTATCTTGGCTGTAGTAGCCGGTGGTATGGTGGGCGCAATCTTACTTCCGATCTATAGCCTAGTTAACGATGTAAATGTCTAG
- a CDS encoding nucleoside-diphosphate kinase: MSSNVQKSLVVFKPDTVQRGVVGEILSRFERVGLKIVATKMIAPNKEHYYKHYEEIGQMVTRRGEHAFEVTLNMMIQGPVIAMVFEGVEAVALIRKLVGPTEPKSAAPGTIRGDFSHMSFGYADDANKGIPNLIHASGDEEEAEKEIAHWFTPDEIYQYEALNEKFTR, encoded by the coding sequence ATGAGTTCAAATGTCCAAAAATCGTTGGTAGTCTTTAAGCCTGATACCGTTCAGCGCGGAGTTGTAGGTGAAATCCTTAGTCGTTTCGAACGAGTTGGCCTAAAGATCGTCGCAACGAAAATGATTGCCCCTAACAAAGAGCACTACTACAAACACTACGAAGAAATCGGCCAAATGGTCACTCGCCGTGGCGAGCACGCGTTTGAAGTAACGCTTAACATGATGATCCAGGGCCCGGTTATTGCTATGGTATTCGAAGGCGTTGAAGCGGTAGCGCTAATTCGTAAACTGGTTGGTCCAACCGAACCAAAATCAGCTGCTCCAGGAACAATTCGTGGCGATTTCTCGCATATGAGTTTTGGCTATGCGGATGACGCCAACAAGGGCATCCCAAACCTTATTCACGCATCAGGCGACGAAGAAGAGGCTGAAAAGGAAATTGCTCACTGGTTTACTCCAGACGAGATTTACCAGTACGAAGCTTTAAACGAGAAGTTTACTCGTTAA
- a CDS encoding superoxide dismutase translates to MFQLPNLPYEYDQLGDYISGDIMRLHHSKHHQTYVDKLNAAIDTAPALRERPLESLLSDLETLPQSVQTAIRNHGGGHYNHSLFWQWMSPDGGGEPTGELADKIIEKYGSFQKFVDEFTTKSLGVFGSGWAWLQPNMDIITTPNQDTPIMKGLEAPLLGLDVWEHAYYLDYKNKRDDYVKAWWNVVNWDFVQTRYDAK, encoded by the coding sequence ATGTTTCAATTACCAAATTTGCCTTATGAATATGACCAACTAGGGGACTATATTAGTGGTGACATTATGAGGCTACATCATTCCAAGCACCATCAAACATACGTAGATAAACTGAATGCTGCGATTGATACAGCACCAGCACTCCGCGAGCGTCCTCTTGAAAGTCTTCTTTCAGACCTCGAGACTCTTCCTCAATCCGTACAAACTGCTATCCGTAATCACGGGGGTGGTCATTATAACCACAGCTTGTTCTGGCAATGGATGTCACCGGATGGCGGTGGCGAGCCAACAGGTGAACTGGCAGATAAGATTATCGAAAAATATGGAAGTTTCCAAAAATTTGTTGATGAATTTACTACAAAATCCCTTGGGGTTTTTGGGAGTGGTTGGGCATGGCTGCAGCCAAATATGGACATAATTACAACGCCCAATCAAGATACGCCTATCATGAAGGGCCTCGAAGCACCTCTGTTAGGGCTGGACGTATGGGAACATGCCTACTATCTGGACTACAAAAACAAACGCGATGATTACGTTAAAGCCTGGTGGAACGTCGTAAACTGGGACTTCGTACAAACTCGTTACGACGCGAAATAA
- a CDS encoding PH domain-containing protein, whose amino-acid sequence MSKKQEDDQVLDFDGQRDGEQLLFVFRRHIISMRKGFYLLLIPFAVSSIPPLIWQTNLELFILPIIGLAIGLILFSYHFIMWYFTIYIVTDQRIRQITQKGFFGKDVIELRLSKIQNISYNIPGFTGELFHFGTIVIQTFVGDLVIHKVEHPDKIYNKLQDAVSKALAEPEQGDYEETTV is encoded by the coding sequence ATGAGCAAAAAACAAGAAGACGATCAAGTACTAGATTTCGACGGCCAACGCGACGGGGAACAGCTTCTTTTCGTATTTCGACGTCATATAATCTCAATGCGAAAAGGATTTTATCTTTTGCTGATTCCATTTGCGGTGTCGAGTATTCCGCCGCTTATCTGGCAGACGAACCTTGAGCTGTTCATTCTGCCCATTATCGGCCTTGCAATCGGGCTCATCCTCTTCTCGTATCACTTTATCATGTGGTATTTTACGATCTATATCGTGACAGATCAGCGTATTCGTCAGATCACCCAGAAGGGCTTTTTTGGTAAAGACGTTATTGAGCTTCGGCTATCAAAGATTCAAAACATAAGCTATAATATACCAGGGTTTACGGGTGAGTTATTTCACTTTGGGACGATCGTTATTCAGACCTTTGTTGGCGATCTTGTTATCCATAAAGTAGAGCACCCGGATAAAATTTATAACAAGTTACAGGATGCGGTGTCTAAAGCGCTAGCCGAACCTGAGCAGGGAGATTATGAAGAAACTACTGTCTAG
- a CDS encoding prepilin peptidase — protein MEQSYICVVLTVLGLVMGSFAGATVWRLRARQLVQDKEDGEEYDKKEYKTLIPLTQAKATDDRSRCLHCGHTLAWYDLIPLVSWLSTSGKCRYCKKSIGSFEPLIELGTAAFFVASYLLWPDQLASYSEVVHFGLWLIAGVILAILFAYDLKWFLLPNKAVFPLIGVSALFAIITVSVAPDITGALINLGFAVLILSGLYLVIWLLSRGQWIGFGDVKLGLALALLLGDYKLAIVALFAANLIGCLIVIPGMIAGKLTRTTRVPFGPLLILGFVIAGLWGQDIVDAYMNLLSL, from the coding sequence ATGGAACAATCATATATTTGTGTCGTCCTAACGGTCTTAGGACTAGTTATGGGGAGTTTTGCCGGGGCAACTGTGTGGCGATTGCGTGCACGCCAGCTTGTTCAGGATAAAGAAGACGGGGAAGAGTACGACAAAAAAGAATACAAAACGCTCATACCCTTAACGCAGGCAAAGGCAACGGACGATCGTTCACGTTGTTTGCATTGTGGACATACACTGGCTTGGTATGATCTCATCCCTTTGGTCAGCTGGCTAAGTACGAGTGGAAAGTGTCGCTATTGTAAAAAATCTATTGGCTCGTTTGAACCTTTGATCGAATTAGGTACGGCTGCGTTTTTTGTTGCTTCGTATCTACTGTGGCCAGATCAACTAGCATCTTACTCCGAAGTTGTTCATTTTGGTCTATGGCTAATAGCTGGAGTAATTTTAGCGATCTTGTTCGCTTATGATCTAAAGTGGTTTTTGTTGCCTAATAAGGCTGTTTTTCCGCTTATCGGCGTAAGTGCACTGTTTGCAATCATTACGGTAAGTGTTGCTCCAGACATTACTGGTGCTCTTATTAATCTTGGGTTCGCAGTACTCATCCTCAGCGGTCTGTATCTTGTAATCTGGCTCTTATCAAGAGGGCAGTGGATCGGTTTTGGCGATGTGAAGCTAGGCCTTGCCCTGGCGCTGCTTCTTGGTGACTATAAACTGGCGATCGTTGCTTTATTTGCCGCAAACCTTATTGGGTGTCTGATTGTCATACCGGGTATGATCGCCGGCAAATTAACGCGAACGACACGAGTACCATTCGGTCCGCTTTTGATTCTTGGTTTTGTCATTGCGGGCTTGTGGGGCCAAGACATCGTTGATGCCTACATGAATCTGTTATCTTTGTAA
- a CDS encoding undecaprenyl-diphosphate phosphatase: MNILETVILGLTQGLTEFIPISSSGHLVIVQQIFSGASDHLFLEFINIGTLLALVVYFWKRIVTICKDVFLNKNFVLARNILITSVPAGIVGYFLSDFIGKSSFFGSLVVVTVTLAVVGVVMIVLERLPKADPVSSGEKLSPWRAFAIGIAQMLALIPGVSRSGSTIIAGRLAGLNPASAAEYSFLASLPIMVGVTLKVFIKSSDRAYFIEHMPMLLVSNTVAFISGLIAVGFLMKYLSKHSLALFGWYRVGLASILAVYLLVQ; the protein is encoded by the coding sequence ATGAATATCTTAGAAACCGTTATATTAGGACTGACGCAGGGTCTGACCGAATTTATACCAATTAGTAGCTCAGGTCATTTAGTGATTGTGCAACAAATTTTTTCAGGAGCTTCTGACCATCTGTTCCTTGAATTTATTAACATCGGAACCCTTCTCGCGTTAGTCGTGTACTTCTGGAAACGGATCGTTACAATCTGTAAAGACGTATTTTTGAACAAAAATTTTGTTCTAGCGCGCAACATCCTTATTACGTCAGTACCGGCAGGAATCGTCGGGTATTTCCTATCGGATTTCATTGGCAAATCATCGTTTTTTGGCAGCCTTGTCGTCGTGACGGTTACCTTGGCTGTTGTGGGTGTCGTAATGATCGTTCTTGAAAGATTACCGAAAGCTGACCCGGTTTCTAGCGGGGAAAAACTAAGCCCGTGGCGGGCATTCGCTATAGGCATCGCTCAAATGCTTGCGCTTATTCCAGGCGTGTCACGATCGGGCTCGACAATTATCGCGGGACGCCTTGCCGGACTTAATCCAGCATCTGCGGCCGAGTATAGCTTTTTGGCATCACTGCCAATTATGGTCGGGGTAACATTAAAAGTATTTATCAAATCCAGCGACCGTGCCTATTTTATTGAACATATGCCCATGCTGCTTGTTAGTAATACGGTTGCGTTTATCTCGGGCCTGATCGCGGTCGGATTTTTAATGAAGTATCTTTCAAAACACAGCCTTGCACTATTCGGCTGGTATCGTGTCGGGCTGGCCTCTATTTTAGCCGTGTATCTTTTGGTACAATAG
- the xerA gene encoding site-specific tyrosine recombinase/integron integrase codes for MYTSELILDYIEHLEVEGGRSAKTAENYKLYLERFVEFSNDIVVSKITSEIVRKYRLWLNRYKNEQEDELATITQSYHLIALRGFLGYLSRRDIESLSPDKIELPKVSRKQVTFLHYDEVARMLDIIPLEDEVGLRDRAIIELLFSSGLRVSELVNLNRDHINTKRREFMVRGKGQKDRPIFIGEAAAVRVNDYLATRIDNLPPLFLSYSRNNTVTNSGDYRRLTARSIQRIITKYARLAGITKHVSPHTMRHSFATDLLMNGADIRSVQSMLGHSNISTTQVYTHVTDEHLREVYEKFHSDTD; via the coding sequence ATGTACACGTCTGAATTAATTTTAGATTATATTGAACACCTTGAGGTAGAAGGCGGCCGCTCTGCCAAAACGGCCGAGAATTATAAGCTATACCTTGAGCGATTCGTTGAGTTCAGCAACGATATTGTCGTTAGTAAGATCACGTCAGAAATTGTCCGTAAATACCGGCTTTGGCTCAATCGCTACAAAAATGAACAAGAGGACGAGCTAGCGACAATCACCCAAAGTTACCACCTGATTGCCCTTCGCGGCTTCTTAGGCTATTTATCAAGACGAGATATTGAAAGCCTTAGTCCTGATAAAATTGAACTTCCAAAGGTGTCCCGTAAACAAGTAACGTTCTTGCATTACGACGAAGTCGCTAGGATGCTCGATATTATCCCTTTGGAAGATGAGGTTGGGCTTCGCGATCGTGCAATTATCGAACTTCTCTTCTCTAGCGGGTTACGCGTATCCGAACTAGTCAATTTAAACCGGGACCATATCAATACCAAGCGTCGCGAATTTATGGTTCGCGGAAAAGGCCAAAAAGACCGGCCTATATTCATTGGCGAAGCTGCAGCGGTTCGGGTTAATGATTACCTCGCGACACGCATAGATAATCTTCCGCCCCTCTTTTTAAGCTACAGCCGTAATAACACCGTTACTAACAGTGGCGATTATCGACGACTCACCGCACGCAGCATTCAGCGAATCATCACAAAATATGCCAGGTTAGCCGGCATCACAAAGCATGTCAGTCCTCACACGATGCGTCACAGCTTTGCCACCGATCTACTTATGAATGGAGCGGATATCCGCAGCGTCCAGTCGATGCTGGGCCATAGCAATATTAGTACGACACAGGTATATACGCACGTTACCGACGAACACCTACGCGAAGTTTACGAAAAGTTCCATAGCGATACCGACTAA
- a CDS encoding type II secretion system protein, translated as MNVQQKNKEKGFTIIEVVLVLAIAGLIFLMVFIALPALQRNQRDTQRKNDVTRAQTAVNNYQTNNRNQLPTFDTAFITKYLKVGGDTFTDPNGTDYSFRLASNPTEFDSKAEIYVTTRAVCNGEALTTGQGAGKVALQYKLEGGGVYCVSN; from the coding sequence ATGAACGTACAACAGAAAAATAAAGAAAAAGGCTTCACAATCATCGAGGTGGTCCTTGTCCTCGCAATTGCCGGACTAATCTTCTTGATGGTATTTATTGCCTTACCTGCATTGCAGCGTAACCAGCGTGATACACAACGTAAGAACGATGTTACGCGTGCTCAAACGGCTGTTAATAACTACCAAACGAATAATCGTAACCAACTTCCAACTTTTGATACTGCGTTTATCACAAAGTATCTTAAGGTTGGAGGCGACACATTCACAGATCCTAACGGTACTGACTACAGCTTTAGGCTTGCATCAAATCCAACTGAATTCGATAGTAAGGCTGAGATCTATGTTACAACACGGGCTGTCTGTAACGGCGAGGCTCTCACTACAGGCCAAGGCGCCGGAAAAGTTGCCCTTCAGTACAAACTTGAAGGTGGTGGCGTTTACTGCGTAAGTAACTAG